CTGCCCAAATGTTGGAATCTTACTGCTCGTTGTAAGTACCGACTGGACCTCTGAAGAGCCACTGCTCTGTGAAGTCTTCATTATCAATAATTTCTTTGTTGAACCATTGTTTCCCTGTTGCTGGTTTATAGTTTTTAGGGTAACACATTGCTGAAGAGGTTTTCCAGGATATCGCACTTGTTGACCAGGGCTCTGCTGTATAATTACATACTTACTACCTGGTTTATGTGGTAGTACTGACTTTAAACCACTAACATTTGTACCTTGAGCAGGAGAAGATTTTATAATCTTCAAAACTGTGTTACCACCATGCGCTGTTTTCACCGAAGAAACAGGAGTCATTAAAGATCCACTTTCAGCAGAAGCTGGAACTAACACTGATGCAGAAGACAACTGTCCATCAATATTTGCTGCACTAACGACAACTGGCTGTATAGCAGAAAATTGTTTAATGGTGTCTTTCACATCTAACTCCTCCTTAATAACAGCATCAGTCATTACTACAGGCATGGAGTTTATGtcaagttcatcatcatcatcaatcgtaTCAGCTTCCTGGAGAGAGAGCTTTTCACTTTcacacacaaatttctcttctgtcgtTTCAGAAGAATCTTTTCCAACATCTGGTTCGACTTTGTCCACAATATCAACATCAGAAACTTGATTATCTATTACTGGACATGACACTGGCTTTGAAATTTCTTCTTCTGATAATCCAGCAAACACTTTGCTACCAGAATTTCCTTGATTCTCACTTTCCAATTTGTCAGTAGTTTCTTTTATTTGCAAAGACAGTAACTCATTCTGCTCTGTAGATTCAGGAATCTCTTCAGGATTTTCAGAATCAATCTGATCATCAGTATTTATATCAGATGTTGCTTCTCTTTCATCAGTTGGCAGAAAATTTTGCATATTTGAACTATTTTCTGATAcagggagtacagagtttttatctgGAGAAGATTCCTCATTTGCAGTCAAGTTTTGAACATCTTCATTTTCACTTGTATGACACATCTGATCCGTCACATTTGGCTCTTTAAACTCTTTCTCACTGCTCTCAGCAGGGTGGTCTTTCACTACTTCCAGATTTGATAACTCATTTTTCTCAACATAAGTTTCTGATTCAAAGTTTGACTCCAGTAAATTTTTCTCCTCCTCAGTTTCTGAAAATTCTGTCTTCAAGGTGAGAGATTCGTCTTTATAATTTTTTTGCTCAGATAAAAAACTTTCATTTTTTTGCTCATTCTGAGGAGAATTGTCAGGTTTTGTACTATAATCACAATCATCACCTCTGCCATCTAAGGATTCAGTACTTCCTTCATCAAGCTCAGATACAGAAAGAGATTTTCTTTCTGAAAGGAGTCTATTTTCTGGCACTGTTGGCAGATCAGGAATAACTGTTTCTGCCATAACAGTTTCAAATTCTGATTTCAAATCTTCCAACTCATTTGAATCTTCTGTCTTAACTTTTAAGCCAGAGTCCTCACCACTACTTGAGTGTTGTGGCACATCCATTCCTGTGTTTTCCAGAAATTTATGGTCAATGTTCTCTCCGTATGTATTTGTGAAGCTCATTACTTCTGAGGGCTTTTCTTCCGTTTCTGTACCATTACCACTCATTATTTCCTGCCCATCTTCATTTGCCAATATAGAAGATGGTTCACAGTCCTCTGTACTCACTGTTTCCTTGTGGTGTTGCTCATGCAACAAAGAGTCATTATTGTCCACAGCTTCTGTAGTTTCCTGTGACCACGTATCAACCTCTTTAGTGACAGCAAATGAAGAATGATGTTGTTTCACTTCAGGGTTCTTTTGTTTCTGTACTGAATCTCTGTCCTCTGTGACTCTGGGGAACCTGAGGTTCTCTGCAAACTTTTTAGCTCTCTCTTCAAGCTCTACATCCAACATTGAGTCTGCACTCTCATCAAAGTCAAAGCACGACATCTCTTTAGCTCTTGTTGTATTTTCTGGTTTGGAGCTCTTGTTTAATACTTGTTTTAGTAGCTCAATTTCTTGTTCTtcctgttcatcatcatcatcatcttcccaaTCTGCCAACAATTTCTCTCTGATTTCTTCATTTGTCTTCTTTTTCTTTGGtggtatttcttttttctttgaacCCTTTCTCTTTCCAAATATAGGtttcctttccatttttttttctgacGGCTTATCAGCTTGTGGTTCAGTTCTTTCATTAAGCTTGTCACAAGCTGAACTATCTGGACTTATATCCATTTTGATAACTTTGTCTTTAGTTCGAACTATTTTTATAGGAGGTTCACTGTCTGAATGATAATCTCTTTCCTTCGACCCATCTGTAGATACATTGCTCTGACTCTGCTTCATTCGACCTTTAGCAGTTCCTCTCCCTGCTGGGGATCCTAATGAAATGTCTGCTTTTAAAGAAACTTTTCCTTTACCTCGACCGCGGTTAGCTAGTGGCATATTTGAGTGATACTTGTTATGAAGTATGATTACATTCAGACGGTTACTAGTGAAATCACATGTTGGGCAATGGTAGGGTGCACTCTTCTCTGAAGCACTATTGTTAACAGAGGGCTGCGGCCTGATCCGTACTTCATGATCTGCCTCCTCACCTCTCAGTATTCTGAGAAGACGTGGGTGGGTTATACGACGACGAACAGTAGGCTTATGGCTTTGCACTTCTGGAGTAGCTGCTGAATTCTTATTCATTTTTGCTGTCTTTGGAAACCACTCAGTGGGGGAAACAGGTTTCTTATCTTCACAAAATATTGTCTTCCAAGTTGTTTTCTCCTTTGGAGCAAACTCACTGTCTGACAGAATCTGTGGGTCACCACCTGTCATAGACTCAGCCTTTTCTACATCAGCAGGAAATTTATCCATAAAGGCCGAGCCTTCTTTCTTCTTGGTACGGTACATATCTGTAACACCAGAAATACTCCTATTTAGGTTAGGAAATTTATGAATGCACAATTATAACTAATTCTCACATTAGTAATGTATTAACTTTATAGaatgttaaagatttttttacAGTTAACATATTAAGCAGTTGCAATATTTAAACATACATATTATGAATACCTTTCTTAATACAATACTAGAAAGTTCAGGGTAGAATATAAAGTAATGGAAGGAGTAGAGATAACTACTTATGATACTGATGAGATATTGAGCACTCAATATTTGTATGTGCAGATATAATCAACGTCATAAATACAGTAATGGAAAGTCACTGGTAAGATATAAATAGTTTTAGGGGTAAAAGTAACAACTGACTGAACAATTAAGTGGCTGACTCATCAATTGGCACACAAAGAAGACTGAATATTTGTAGCTTTTGGGCAAATCCTACTTAAGAGCTTTAGGGTATAAGTGCGCACGAGCGCGCGCGcaggcacgcacgcacacacacctcTATGGCTACACTGTTCCTGGTGACTACAATGCACCAGCAGTCCAGCTGCACTAGGTTGAGAGGTTACATTATGAATCAAAATATTGAGAGACAGAAAAAAGGATTTGTAAGAAATACTGAGGATTAGAAAATATGCAGAActgatttcatttcattaaaaagaCAATGTTCTGTACTTGTATATACAATACAAAAATCACGGAGCTTGAAACAAACAATTCTAAAAATGAAATTAACGGTATGCAACTACCTCAAGAAAATGATTCCTGAGAGGTCAATAACATTTGAAGTACAAAACTGTACTTTTGTCCTAATCAAATTATACGCACTTGGAAATAAAATCAAAACATGTTTTGATTTCTTTTCCCCTGTTAGTTAGCTTAGCAAAAAGACTATATGTAAAATTTCAGCTGCCAACATGAACTGGAAGTTACTCACTCAAAAATAATGATGAAGTACAACATTTTTCTAAACAGGTTCTATATCTGTAACTGTATCATGTACTGCCCTGAATTCCTTTACTATGTGACATGGCTTTCTCTTGTCACTTCGTCCACTGCTTTGCGAGACAAGCACTGAACTGCTGACTGAAAGGTGTCACAAGTTAATAGTCTTAACTCCAACTTATATCTTGTTCATTAGGCTCATTGCAAACTGATGAGGAATATATGGAAATAAATACAAGATTTTCGAATTTTTGAACGCGAGCTTAAGACCCTGCTGTCAAGTGCCCAAGCCAACATgttaccaccaccacaaccaccaaaaatggccaaattaattttatttctcataaataatacaaaaatatgaagTAATGATACAATTCAccatgtatatttttatttgtgcACCATGAACTTAAGTTAAGGATGACTTTTGACAGCTTGTGAATCACAGAGACTTACATATTTTGGTACGAAACTACTCTGGAGGTGATCATTGTTATATTTTGAGGATTGTTACACATACTTAAACAGATTTTGAAACCTGAAAAGAGGAAGACTGAGAGTGCATTACTGATTACTTATTGAGGATATTATCATGATGGTGGAATGGAAATCATATTGATCAATCCACCGTAATTTTCTCCATTAATGATCTGCAAAATTCTTTCACATAACAGAAAAATTCTGTGTAATAGTTGAAGAACATTTGTTGTAGTAGAAGTAGTCTGATGAATCTGTATTTGTTTCTCAGTGTGATCGATAAAACCAGCTGATGATGGGAAAGAACTCATATGACCTAAGCAATACCAAGAAAGAGAAATAAttaatttcctttccaattttTCCAGGTTTCTATGAATCTGAGACTTTACAAACATActattgatcaaaagtatccgcacacccccaaaGACGTAGGTTTTTCATAGTAGGTAGAGATGGGTCGTTC
This region of Schistocerca gregaria isolate iqSchGreg1 chromosome 7, iqSchGreg1.2, whole genome shotgun sequence genomic DNA includes:
- the LOC126282204 gene encoding mucin-17-like isoform X2 encodes the protein MCEQTEVQYLEGDVVWVKLGSCWWPGEVQDITKLPEEVREDLRRDLIAAVKFFDEDKYEYVHKLDHICMYNCRRKMEFIKRGLDMYRTKKKEGSAFMDKFPADVEKAESMTGGDPQILSDSEFAPKEKTTWKTIFCEDKKPVSPTEWFPKTAKMNKNSAATPEVQSHKPTVRRRITHPRLLRILRGEEADHEVRIRPQPSVNNSASEKSAPYHCPTCDFTSNRLNVIILHNKYHSNMPLANRGRGKGKVSLKADISLGSPAGRGTAKGRMKQSQSNVSTDGSKERDYHSDSEPPIKIVRTKDKVIKMDISPDSSACDKLNERTEPQADKPSEKKMERKPIFGKRKGSKKKEIPPKKKKTNEEIREKLLADWEDDDDDEQEEQEIELLKQVLNKSSKPENTTRAKEMSCFDFDESADSMLDVELEERAKKFAENLRFPRVTEDRDSVQKQKNPEVKQHHSSFAVTKEVDTWSQETTEAVDNNDSLLHEQHHKETVSTEDCEPSSILANEDGQEIMSGNGTETEEKPSEVMSFTNTYGENIDHKFLENTGMDVPQHSSSGEDSGLKVKTEDSNELEDLKSEFETVMAETVIPDLPTVPENRLLSERKSLSVSELDEGSTESLDGRGDDCDYSTKPDNSPQNEQKNESFLSEQKNYKDESLTLKTEFSETEEEKNLLESNFESETYVEKNELSNLEVVKDHPAESSEKEFKEPNVTDQMCHTSENEDVQNLTANEESSPDKNSVLPVSENSSNMQNFLPTDEREATSDINTDDQIDSENPEEIPESTEQNELLSLQIKETTDKLESENQGNSGSKVFAGLSEEEISKPVSCPVIDNQVSDVDIVDKVEPDVGKDSSETTEEKFVCESEKLSLQEADTIDDDDELDINSMPVVMTDAVIKEELDVKDTIKQFSAIQPVVVSAANIDGQLSSASVLVPASAESGSLMTPVSSVKTAHGGNTVLKIIKSSPAQGTNVSGLKSVLPHKPGSKYVIIQQSPGQQVRYPGKPLQQCVTLKTINQQQGNNGSTKKLLIMKTSQSSGSSEVQSVLTTSSKIPTFGQRVITSSGAIVTAVPSGKAVLPKGAKIVPMPQQQLKVFTSTGKQKQIVAPKLAMQSTKAKVSLPSMQSLQKVNVLQTSTGRIVGTTSKSKSSTILIHSPQVTSSVQSKQGIISSSHSTQSVPQVSLKPQLVRGKQIPSPGTSLQRVLLTTGTQSSLQPQQQRPIMTKPSSQQRMLVQRLQVPKSATVVVSTDSIKKTTSGISTGQVPNTSKILPHTQQKGTIQTIHPKGRVLAIQNAKQKLPAKILQPASVSQSLQSVQVVQAAVPAEAAEHPVSGTNILIPSSASSGTTVNIQHSPSSGSILTSEQLAQMMGTSGQIATDSGTLVLVTINESGNLQPFDNSTLVAYDTSAAPDSKAANALYIDSSTLGSQNDLDKLILTINNQAATTSGVVNMEQQSPSVSQDQQCTVFSIANNSQTAAPGACNQDILAAALANTDVFQPESTNVVGDALTINHPGSPGRLLESSSLLTVSSTTLHQAAMLLPSVTTAGLPPAAPGVLETSLTLNQPIMTPLEVPSAVTHLESPPPPPPPSTSMQLTQSSLVIPTSAFSSINYAPETAPSTESPVSSSTVMKALPSLQLPVQYVSEEVSESSQMQDKIGDTVVPPSSSAEASQKKDKVLPSFENISEGVTSSEVVGNSCSKYSSLGEAASAQVPEISSPQENTVSFNSIQPEFQQMPESTSETPCCTKKLTDQAVSTSYVTDVKDSSDGIGSSVHITSTPVVFPHQLESTSEAIARKASDTAAAEEEQSPHHEDQSSVNCVESTSENMLMDANVSTHQLAAIEDAESTSGIPEETNSSSTAVIGGHQIVSSVWAESGNNSETAPAKEESER
- the LOC126282204 gene encoding mucin-17-like isoform X1 yields the protein MVGMCEQTEVQYLEGDVVWVKLGSCWWPGEVQDITKLPEEVREDLRRDLIAAVKFFDEDKYEYVHKLDHICMYNCRRKMEFIKRGLDMYRTKKKEGSAFMDKFPADVEKAESMTGGDPQILSDSEFAPKEKTTWKTIFCEDKKPVSPTEWFPKTAKMNKNSAATPEVQSHKPTVRRRITHPRLLRILRGEEADHEVRIRPQPSVNNSASEKSAPYHCPTCDFTSNRLNVIILHNKYHSNMPLANRGRGKGKVSLKADISLGSPAGRGTAKGRMKQSQSNVSTDGSKERDYHSDSEPPIKIVRTKDKVIKMDISPDSSACDKLNERTEPQADKPSEKKMERKPIFGKRKGSKKKEIPPKKKKTNEEIREKLLADWEDDDDDEQEEQEIELLKQVLNKSSKPENTTRAKEMSCFDFDESADSMLDVELEERAKKFAENLRFPRVTEDRDSVQKQKNPEVKQHHSSFAVTKEVDTWSQETTEAVDNNDSLLHEQHHKETVSTEDCEPSSILANEDGQEIMSGNGTETEEKPSEVMSFTNTYGENIDHKFLENTGMDVPQHSSSGEDSGLKVKTEDSNELEDLKSEFETVMAETVIPDLPTVPENRLLSERKSLSVSELDEGSTESLDGRGDDCDYSTKPDNSPQNEQKNESFLSEQKNYKDESLTLKTEFSETEEEKNLLESNFESETYVEKNELSNLEVVKDHPAESSEKEFKEPNVTDQMCHTSENEDVQNLTANEESSPDKNSVLPVSENSSNMQNFLPTDEREATSDINTDDQIDSENPEEIPESTEQNELLSLQIKETTDKLESENQGNSGSKVFAGLSEEEISKPVSCPVIDNQVSDVDIVDKVEPDVGKDSSETTEEKFVCESEKLSLQEADTIDDDDELDINSMPVVMTDAVIKEELDVKDTIKQFSAIQPVVVSAANIDGQLSSASVLVPASAESGSLMTPVSSVKTAHGGNTVLKIIKSSPAQGTNVSGLKSVLPHKPGSKYVIIQQSPGQQVRYPGKPLQQCVTLKTINQQQGNNGSTKKLLIMKTSQSSGSSEVQSVLTTSSKIPTFGQRVITSSGAIVTAVPSGKAVLPKGAKIVPMPQQQLKVFTSTGKQKQIVAPKLAMQSTKAKVSLPSMQSLQKVNVLQTSTGRIVGTTSKSKSSTILIHSPQVTSSVQSKQGIISSSHSTQSVPQVSLKPQLVRGKQIPSPGTSLQRVLLTTGTQSSLQPQQQRPIMTKPSSQQRMLVQRLQVPKSATVVVSTDSIKKTTSGISTGQVPNTSKILPHTQQKGTIQTIHPKGRVLAIQNAKQKLPAKILQPASVSQSLQSVQVVQAAVPAEAAEHPVSGTNILIPSSASSGTTVNIQHSPSSGSILTSEQLAQMMGTSGQIATDSGTLVLVTINESGNLQPFDNSTLVAYDTSAAPDSKAANALYIDSSTLGSQNDLDKLILTINNQAATTSGVVNMEQQSPSVSQDQQCTVFSIANNSQTAAPGACNQDILAAALANTDVFQPESTNVVGDALTINHPGSPGRLLESSSLLTVSSTTLHQAAMLLPSVTTAGLPPAAPGVLETSLTLNQPIMTPLEVPSAVTHLESPPPPPPPSTSMQLTQSSLVIPTSAFSSINYAPETAPSTESPVSSSTVMKALPSLQLPVQYVSEEVSESSQMQDKIGDTVVPPSSSAEASQKKDKVLPSFENISEGVTSSEVVGNSCSKYSSLGEAASAQVPEISSPQENTVSFNSIQPEFQQMPESTSETPCCTKKLTDQAVSTSYVTDVKDSSDGIGSSVHITSTPVVFPHQLESTSEAIARKASDTAAAEEEQSPHHEDQSSVNCVESTSENMLMDANVSTHQLAAIEDAESTSGIPEETNSSSTAVIGGHQIVSSVWAESGNNSETAPAKEESER